Proteins encoded within one genomic window of Celeribacter baekdonensis:
- a CDS encoding universal stress protein, whose protein sequence is MTIKNILLAHTGSAGFPHSLRHAVKVAKRHEAWLTGIYGGPSSYFDQVLGLTEDLHDKLKTVRAAKIEGSRELFQQEVEAAGIENRARFLMPEVIGKLSLAEIARNFDFIVTGYPPKLPTDEYRAVSPDVMALQSGRPVLVVPDDYISEGLANHVLVAWDGKRASARALSDAMTVLEDAPKKVSILTVGDVLHEMPTGTDIVTHLERHGIQAEHILRPRSGRKIAEIIETTASEIGAQLIVMGAYEHSKFSQDLFGGVTHHVIRTAKVPVFMSH, encoded by the coding sequence GTGACCATTAAAAACATCCTTCTCGCCCACACTGGAAGCGCGGGATTTCCCCATAGCCTTCGTCACGCCGTGAAAGTTGCAAAACGCCATGAAGCATGGCTGACCGGCATTTATGGCGGACCGTCGTCCTATTTCGATCAGGTGCTGGGTCTGACCGAAGACCTCCACGACAAGCTCAAGACGGTGAGAGCCGCAAAAATCGAGGGCTCGCGGGAGTTGTTTCAGCAGGAAGTGGAAGCCGCCGGGATCGAAAATCGCGCCCGTTTTCTCATGCCCGAGGTCATCGGCAAACTTTCTCTGGCAGAGATCGCCCGGAATTTCGACTTCATCGTAACCGGCTATCCTCCGAAACTTCCCACGGATGAATACCGGGCCGTCAGCCCGGATGTGATGGCGCTGCAAAGCGGTCGCCCCGTACTTGTGGTGCCCGATGACTATATCTCAGAAGGGCTGGCCAATCATGTGCTGGTCGCATGGGACGGCAAACGGGCCTCCGCGCGTGCGCTGAGCGACGCCATGACCGTGCTCGAAGATGCACCGAAGAAGGTCTCGATCCTGACCGTCGGCGATGTGCTTCACGAGATGCCCACAGGCACCGATATCGTGACCCACCTCGAACGCCACGGCATACAGGCGGAACACATCCTGCGTCCCCGATCGGGACGAAAAATCGCGGAGATCATCGAAACTACGGCTTCTGAAATCGGCGCACAGCTGATCGTGATGGGCGCATACGAGCACAGCAAGTTTTCGCAGGATCTGTTCGGCGGTGTCACCCACCATGTAATCCGCACCGCCAAAGTGCCAGTGTTCATGTCGCACTAA
- a CDS encoding ABC transporter permease: MTAHQKTRLSLNQEQMVLAISGALFVIFSLTLDSFFQVSNLVSLLQNVSMLGILAIGMAGVVIGRGIDLTMVAVMVFSTGWSFVLFTGGMQIELALLLGLLLALAIGTVTGILVAYVEIPDIFATLAMATVITGLGRFALVPSDNIFISGDVGWLASLGTGSVAALPMPVVLFLVVACAAFVGLRLTRYGAFVYAIGDNPMASRNSGIPIRPIKVLMYSSSAFIAFCAGLIMAMTVSSVNTKLASSTMIYDIILVVVIGGIGLAGGKGSVRNVLSGTLLIGLLLNGMTIMNISYSAQNIIKSLILLLAIIVDSVLNPRDEQTSQQGDI; encoded by the coding sequence ATGACTGCACATCAAAAAACGAGGCTCTCGTTGAACCAGGAACAAATGGTGCTTGCCATTTCCGGGGCGCTTTTCGTGATTTTCTCGCTGACACTCGACAGCTTCTTTCAGGTGTCGAATCTCGTGTCGCTTTTACAGAATGTTTCGATGCTGGGTATTCTGGCCATTGGCATGGCCGGGGTCGTCATCGGACGGGGCATAGACCTGACGATGGTTGCGGTCATGGTGTTTTCCACCGGATGGTCCTTTGTCCTTTTTACCGGCGGGATGCAGATCGAACTGGCGTTGCTGTTGGGGCTGTTGCTGGCGCTGGCCATTGGGACGGTCACCGGCATCCTCGTGGCCTATGTCGAAATCCCGGATATCTTCGCCACGCTCGCCATGGCCACCGTCATTACCGGGCTCGGGCGTTTCGCGCTGGTGCCGAGCGACAATATTTTCATCAGCGGCGATGTTGGCTGGCTGGCCTCGCTTGGGACGGGGAGCGTCGCGGCGTTGCCGATGCCCGTCGTGCTGTTCCTGGTCGTCGCCTGTGCCGCTTTCGTCGGGCTGCGCCTGACGCGCTACGGGGCGTTCGTCTATGCGATCGGCGACAACCCGATGGCGTCGCGCAACAGCGGTATCCCGATCCGCCCCATCAAGGTCCTGATGTACAGCAGTTCGGCGTTCATCGCCTTCTGTGCTGGTCTGATCATGGCGATGACGGTGTCCTCCGTGAACACCAAACTGGCCAGTTCGACGATGATCTACGACATCATTCTGGTGGTCGTGATCGGGGGGATCGGTTTGGCCGGGGGCAAGGGCAGCGTACGCAATGTTCTTTCAGGCACGCTTTTGATCGGATTGCTGCTGAACGGCATGACGATCATGAACATCAGCTATTCCGCGCAGAACATCATCAAGAGCCTCATTCTGTTGTTGGCGATCATTGTCGACTCGGTGCTCAACCCCAGAGATGAACAGACCTCTCAACAGGGGGATATCTGA
- a CDS encoding ABC transporter permease codes for MSVNETYQRWRYRYVPDHLLGEILAKNWVDNAIPVLFLVLAIAVFSTIIPGFFTIGSLSTIARVLGEYMFICIGMTLVLKAGGIDLSVGSNFALCNFAGLYLVNALGMPLIVVIPAVLLLGGLVGMLNGLLIGYMRLRAFLTTLVTLILLRAIVELLSLNYGVQASYSDTAVPAWDYLGLASVMGVPVSLVFATIVAVMIHILMTRMRFGWHLSAVGGSRRSAYNVGLPVKRIVAQTYVMSGVLTAAGALFYASRLGSIGGSVGVGLEIVILTAAVLGGNSLGGGRGSVAKAIIGTVIVVLVTNALVRLGLRTGTSELVLGLILLAAVAIDVKWVKNRLKILNRAYVSPTYFALPPCPETVEGSSSVYEVNDRLSSAEAIGLGELDGPEDIILDEDDNLYCGSRHGDVIRFFAPDYKRHEVYVHIGGQPLGMAFNRDQELVVCVGGMGLYKVTKDRKPVKLSDETNRSLFSVIDDSRMRLADDLDIAPDGRIFFSEATIRYEIHDWILDALESRGNGRIICYDPHDGSSRTVLSNLQFPNGITMVGDDESFLFAETWGCRISRYWYAGPRKGQTEVVIPDLPGYPDNINRASDGSFWCAVIGMRSPTFDLAQRMPQFRRRMVYRVAADEWMYPNMNAGCLFKFSLEGEILDVLWDRDGVKHPSITSMREHKGRLYLGGLFNDRIGVYDLPGADPEWTGIKHYWGDKQDKGDKTDE; via the coding sequence ATGAGCGTAAACGAAACGTATCAGCGCTGGCGGTATCGCTATGTCCCGGATCATCTGCTTGGCGAAATTCTGGCCAAGAACTGGGTCGACAACGCGATCCCGGTGCTTTTCCTGGTCCTCGCCATCGCCGTGTTTTCCACGATCATACCGGGGTTCTTCACCATCGGGAGCCTGTCGACGATTGCCCGTGTTCTGGGGGAATACATGTTCATCTGCATCGGCATGACGCTGGTGCTCAAGGCCGGGGGAATCGACCTGAGTGTCGGGTCTAATTTCGCCCTGTGCAATTTCGCCGGGCTCTATCTGGTGAATGCGCTCGGCATGCCGCTGATTGTCGTCATCCCTGCGGTCCTGCTGCTCGGCGGGCTCGTCGGGATGTTGAACGGGCTGCTTATCGGCTACATGCGTCTGCGCGCGTTTTTGACCACATTGGTGACGCTCATCCTGCTGCGCGCCATCGTGGAACTTTTGTCGCTGAACTACGGGGTCCAGGCTTCCTATTCCGACACGGCGGTGCCGGCATGGGATTATCTGGGGCTGGCCAGTGTCATGGGGGTGCCGGTCTCGCTTGTATTTGCCACCATTGTCGCGGTGATGATCCATATCCTGATGACGCGCATGCGCTTCGGCTGGCATTTGAGTGCGGTCGGTGGCTCGCGCCGCTCGGCCTATAATGTGGGTCTGCCGGTCAAGCGGATCGTGGCGCAGACCTATGTGATGTCCGGCGTTCTGACGGCGGCGGGGGCGCTGTTCTATGCCTCGCGCCTCGGCAGCATAGGCGGCTCTGTCGGTGTCGGACTCGAAATTGTGATCCTGACGGCGGCGGTGCTCGGCGGCAACAGCCTTGGCGGTGGCCGTGGGTCTGTGGCCAAGGCCATTATCGGCACGGTGATCGTCGTGCTGGTGACCAATGCGCTGGTGCGGCTCGGGCTGCGCACCGGGACAAGCGAACTCGTTTTGGGGCTGATTCTTCTGGCCGCCGTGGCGATCGACGTCAAATGGGTCAAGAACCGGCTCAAGATCCTGAACCGGGCCTATGTGTCCCCGACCTATTTCGCGCTTCCGCCCTGTCCCGAAACGGTGGAAGGCTCGTCGTCGGTTTACGAGGTCAACGACAGGTTGTCGTCGGCGGAGGCAATCGGTCTGGGCGAGCTCGACGGGCCGGAAGACATTATTCTCGATGAAGACGACAACCTCTATTGCGGCAGCCGTCATGGCGATGTGATCCGGTTCTTTGCCCCGGATTACAAACGGCACGAGGTCTATGTCCATATCGGGGGGCAGCCGCTTGGCATGGCGTTCAATCGGGATCAGGAGCTTGTGGTCTGTGTCGGGGGAATGGGGCTTTACAAAGTCACCAAGGACCGCAAGCCGGTCAAACTTTCGGACGAAACCAACCGCTCGCTGTTCTCGGTGATCGACGATTCCCGTATGCGGCTCGCCGACGATCTCGACATCGCGCCGGACGGTCGGATTTTCTTTTCCGAAGCCACCATCCGCTACGAGATTCACGACTGGATTCTCGATGCGCTGGAATCGCGCGGCAATGGTCGGATCATCTGCTACGACCCGCACGACGGCTCGTCCCGGACCGTTCTGTCGAACCTTCAGTTCCCGAATGGCATCACGATGGTTGGCGACGATGAATCCTTCCTCTTTGCCGAAACCTGGGGCTGTCGGATCAGTCGCTATTGGTACGCGGGCCCGCGCAAGGGGCAGACCGAAGTCGTGATCCCGGATCTGCCGGGCTACCCGGACAATATCAACCGTGCCTCGGACGGGTCCTTCTGGTGTGCCGTCATCGGCATGCGGTCGCCGACATTCGATCTCGCTCAGCGGATGCCACAGTTCCGGCGGCGCATGGTCTACCGCGTGGCGGCGGACGAATGGATGTATCCAAACATGAATGCGGGCTGTCTGTTCAAGTTCAGCCTGGAGGGCGAAATCCTTGATGTGCTGTGGGATCGCGACGGGGTCAAGCACCCCTCGATCACCTCAATGCGCGAACACAAGGGCAGGCTCTATCTCGGGGGGCTCTTCAACGACCGGATCGGGGTTTACGACCTTCCGGGTGCGGACCCCGAGTGGACGGGCATCAAACATTACTGGGGAGACAAGCAAGACAAGGGAGACAAAACCGATGAGTAA
- a CDS encoding LysR family transcriptional regulator, with translation MTQQPKHVPLPQEFLHSRNLTLHKLNVFCIVAKYSSVTRTAEHLNIAQPAVTAHLRSLEESLGTQLVRKAGRNIELTQAGERVYSWATEVMQRSTEMFLDLEDIRQGILGETKIAATMVVGTYKLPDIIIRFHKEYPTSKVCMSMSSPRLATEAVLSGDCDFGVALIDPNQDTSRLEIELLWKEPLFLVAALNSSFAGNVASLSDLASLPFVTPRKGQIARELIDEALRTAGVVRTNSVLEFGHPEPILSAIRADIGVGFVFQSAVPANPEKDGLRIVQTPEIDIAIPLFLIHDKKMVFSAPQTELISEIRNTFANFGRETTKS, from the coding sequence ATGACACAACAGCCGAAACATGTCCCTCTGCCACAGGAGTTTCTGCATTCCAGAAACCTGACGTTGCATAAACTCAATGTATTTTGCATCGTTGCCAAATATTCCAGCGTGACAAGGACCGCCGAACATCTAAACATTGCCCAGCCGGCTGTTACGGCGCACCTGCGCAGCCTCGAAGAAAGTCTCGGAACGCAACTTGTGCGCAAGGCCGGGCGCAATATCGAACTGACCCAAGCCGGCGAACGGGTCTATTCCTGGGCAACCGAGGTCATGCAACGCAGCACGGAGATGTTTCTTGATCTGGAGGATATCCGTCAGGGTATCCTTGGAGAAACCAAGATCGCAGCCACAATGGTCGTCGGAACATATAAACTTCCAGATATCATTATCCGGTTTCACAAGGAGTATCCGACCAGCAAGGTCTGCATGTCGATGTCCAGCCCCCGCCTCGCCACCGAGGCCGTTCTCTCCGGCGACTGCGATTTTGGCGTCGCCCTGATTGACCCTAACCAGGACACATCGCGGCTTGAAATCGAATTGCTCTGGAAAGAACCCCTCTTCCTTGTTGCGGCCCTGAACAGCAGCTTCGCCGGAAATGTCGCAAGCCTGTCGGACCTCGCCTCCCTGCCGTTCGTCACCCCCCGCAAGGGACAGATCGCCCGCGAACTCATTGACGAGGCCCTGCGCACCGCGGGCGTTGTCCGCACAAACAGCGTCCTGGAATTCGGGCATCCTGAACCGATCCTGAGCGCCATTCGCGCAGATATCGGTGTCGGCTTTGTGTTTCAGAGCGCCGTGCCCGCCAACCCGGAAAAAGACGGGCTTCGCATCGTGCAGACACCGGAAATCGACATCGCCATCCCTCTGTTCCTGATCCATGACAAGAAAATGGTCTTCTCCGCGCCGCAAACCGAACTGATCTCGGAAATCCGCAATACGTTTGCGAATTTCGGACGGGAAACCACAAAATCATAG
- a CDS encoding sugar ABC transporter substrate-binding protein, translating into MPAMAERPNDGLIFDYHKALEGKKVAFVPITMGFDLTQGWMAAVERDAERLGYELTIRDPNWNVDAGAQAIEQLINEKPDVLIVHNNDMQAYAKLIRRAMDAGINVIQMNLKTPVNSDAFVGGDWYDVGVKTAQEAARMCGKGTSGKVAVVQGPVTAPPNQLGVAGVEDALSEYPDIEIVSNQAADWDASKARSIASTILKQHGDLCAFIGLWDNMDVGIAAAIREAGLTEQVKLISTGGGNQQFGCTNLESGAFASYVKVDTRDQANQLAETIQILLQTRPEPGSQPFGLYTENKILTPDTVGPASCWTLDGIKAGD; encoded by the coding sequence ATGCCAGCGATGGCGGAGCGCCCGAACGACGGCCTGATCTTTGACTATCACAAGGCATTGGAAGGCAAAAAGGTCGCTTTCGTTCCGATCACGATGGGGTTCGACCTGACACAGGGCTGGATGGCGGCCGTTGAACGGGATGCAGAGCGGCTCGGGTATGAGCTGACGATCCGCGATCCCAACTGGAATGTCGATGCCGGGGCCCAGGCCATCGAACAGCTCATCAACGAAAAGCCCGATGTGTTGATCGTCCACAACAACGATATGCAGGCCTATGCCAAGCTCATTCGCCGGGCGATGGATGCGGGCATCAATGTGATCCAGATGAACCTGAAGACCCCGGTCAACTCCGACGCCTTCGTCGGCGGGGACTGGTACGATGTCGGGGTGAAAACGGCGCAGGAGGCCGCCCGGATGTGCGGCAAGGGAACCTCGGGCAAGGTCGCCGTGGTGCAGGGGCCGGTCACGGCGCCGCCGAACCAGTTGGGCGTTGCAGGCGTCGAGGATGCCCTGTCGGAGTACCCGGATATCGAGATCGTTTCCAATCAGGCCGCCGACTGGGACGCGTCCAAGGCGCGCTCGATCGCCTCGACCATTCTCAAACAACATGGCGATCTCTGCGCCTTCATCGGCTTGTGGGACAATATGGATGTCGGCATCGCGGCGGCCATTCGCGAAGCCGGGCTGACGGAGCAGGTCAAACTGATTTCAACAGGCGGCGGCAATCAGCAATTCGGCTGTACGAACCTCGAGAGCGGCGCGTTTGCGTCCTATGTCAAGGTGGACACCCGCGATCAGGCGAATCAACTGGCTGAAACCATCCAGATCCTGTTGCAGACCCGGCCCGAACCGGGATCGCAGCCCTTCGGTCTTTATACGGAAAACAAGATCCTGACACCGGACACGGTGGGCCCCGCATCCTGCTGGACGCTGGACGGGATCAAGGCGGGCGACTGA
- a CDS encoding lytic transglycosylase domain-containing protein, with protein sequence MVSFPPQEATPTSGRTEILNLILATADRHEGNRALRQVGLGPDDWQVLFRALVEAESSYNPTAVSPKGAYGLGQLMPDTARALSVDPRDPPRTSTARRAISSLNSPRSRTSTLRSRPTMPVLTA encoded by the coding sequence GTGGTTTCATTTCCACCTCAGGAGGCTACACCGACTTCGGGGCGCACAGAGATCCTCAATTTGATCCTGGCCACCGCAGATCGCCACGAGGGCAATCGCGCCCTGCGGCAGGTTGGTCTGGGCCCGGATGATTGGCAGGTCCTGTTCCGCGCACTGGTCGAAGCTGAAAGCAGCTACAACCCGACCGCCGTAAGCCCCAAGGGCGCCTATGGTCTCGGCCAACTGATGCCGGATACCGCCCGTGCTCTCAGCGTCGATCCGCGCGATCCTCCCAGAACCTCGACGGCGCGGCGCGCTATCTCCTCGCTCAACTCGCCACGTTCAAGGACATCGACCTTGCGCTCGCGGCCTACAATGCCGGTCCTCACCGCGTGA
- a CDS encoding TrbC/VirB2 family protein, giving the protein MLRHRLSRLLPTATTLTILSAPAFAQDLSPIQTMLETVEAALTGPIGIAVATLAVIGTGFMCMMGRLNWGWFASVIIGIVLIFSAGTIVDGFS; this is encoded by the coding sequence ATGCTTCGACATCGCCTCAGCCGCCTTTTGCCCACCGCTACAACCTTGACGATTCTCTCGGCACCCGCTTTCGCGCAAGACTTGTCGCCGATCCAGACCATGCTGGAAACCGTCGAGGCCGCTCTCACCGGTCCGATCGGGATCGCGGTCGCGACGCTCGCGGTCATTGGCACCGGCTTCATGTGTATGATGGGAAGGCTCAACTGGGGCTGGTTCGCCTCGGTCATCATCGGGATCGTGCTGATCTTCTCGGCCGGCACCATTGTCGACGGCTTCTCGTGA
- a CDS encoding sugar ABC transporter ATP-binding protein, translating into MQISPLIEMRSVTKEYRGIPAIRNVDFKLLPGEVHALLGENGAGKSTLTKIMAGVTQATAGEMRLDDKAVSFATPGEALAEGVAMVFQETSLVPSMTVAQNLFLGEEKLFNRLRGIYIAAQQFMQSLNFQVDPWADVATLGAAKKQMVEIARAVRQKARVIIFDEPTATLTPEEKRHFFALVRDLKARGVAVIFITHALEEALSIADRISVLRDGELVISDDADRFDRDMIVQAMVGRSLSDELYHSHGEDKIRPPGHKVLSVQNLSMSKIVKNNSFSVYGGQVTGIFGLIGSGRSETAKVVCGIYKRDFFHGGEVRLENKPVRYRTPRPAVMDGIVYVTEDRKIEGFYESMSIAENIHRAAQAANVSPGLFVSYAEMKAMAADWSDKLNIRAIDSDASVIELSGGNQQKVVIARALVQKPKVVFFDEPTRGVDVGAISEIHQLINDLAEQGIAIVVISSYLPEILNLSDRILVSRGGRIVEEFTPEEATEERIMYAAVH; encoded by the coding sequence ATGCAGATATCACCACTTATCGAAATGCGATCCGTGACCAAGGAATATCGAGGTATTCCCGCGATCCGGAACGTGGATTTCAAGCTTCTTCCCGGAGAAGTGCATGCGCTGCTGGGCGAGAATGGCGCCGGTAAATCGACGCTGACCAAGATCATGGCGGGCGTCACCCAGGCGACGGCGGGCGAAATGCGGCTCGACGACAAGGCGGTGTCCTTTGCGACACCCGGAGAGGCGCTGGCCGAAGGCGTGGCGATGGTGTTTCAGGAAACCAGCCTCGTCCCCAGCATGACGGTTGCGCAAAATCTTTTTCTCGGGGAGGAAAAGCTCTTCAACCGGCTGCGCGGGATTTACATCGCGGCGCAGCAATTCATGCAGTCGCTGAACTTTCAGGTCGATCCCTGGGCCGATGTGGCGACCCTGGGCGCAGCCAAGAAACAGATGGTGGAGATTGCCCGCGCCGTCCGGCAAAAGGCCCGCGTCATCATTTTCGACGAACCCACCGCGACGCTGACGCCCGAGGAAAAACGGCATTTCTTTGCGCTGGTCCGCGATCTCAAGGCGCGCGGGGTGGCGGTGATCTTCATCACCCATGCGCTCGAAGAGGCGCTGAGCATTGCCGACCGGATCTCGGTCTTGCGTGATGGTGAGCTGGTGATCAGCGACGATGCGGACCGGTTCGACCGCGATATGATCGTTCAGGCGATGGTGGGGCGCAGCCTGTCCGACGAGCTTTACCACAGCCATGGCGAGGACAAGATCCGTCCCCCCGGCCACAAGGTTCTGTCCGTTCAGAACCTGTCGATGTCGAAGATCGTCAAGAACAATTCGTTCTCGGTCTATGGCGGGCAGGTCACCGGCATCTTCGGCCTGATCGGATCGGGGCGCAGCGAAACCGCAAAGGTCGTCTGCGGCATCTATAAACGCGATTTCTTTCACGGCGGCGAGGTGAGGCTTGAGAACAAGCCGGTTCGCTACCGCACGCCCCGGCCCGCGGTGATGGACGGGATCGTTTATGTCACCGAGGACCGCAAGATAGAAGGATTTTATGAAAGCATGTCGATAGCAGAGAATATCCATCGGGCGGCCCAGGCGGCCAATGTAAGCCCGGGCCTCTTCGTGAGCTATGCCGAGATGAAGGCTATGGCGGCGGACTGGAGCGACAAGCTCAACATCAGGGCCATCGATTCCGATGCGAGCGTCATCGAACTGTCCGGCGGCAATCAGCAGAAAGTGGTGATCGCACGGGCGCTTGTCCAAAAGCCGAAAGTCGTGTTTTTCGATGAGCCGACGCGGGGCGTCGATGTCGGGGCGATTTCGGAGATTCACCAGCTGATCAACGATCTGGCCGAACAGGGCATCGCGATTGTGGTGATCTCGTCTTACCTGCCTGAAATCCTGAACCTGTCGGACCGTATTCTGGTGTCGCGGGGCGGGCGCATCGTCGAGGAGTTCACCCCGGAAGAAGCCACAGAGGAACGCATCATGTATGCGGCGGTGCACTGA